A region of Deltaproteobacteria bacterium DNA encodes the following proteins:
- the aroA gene encoding 3-phosphoshikimate 1-carboxyvinyltransferase produces MTDSLIKSAKALKGTIAVPGDKSISHRALMLSAIGRGKSRITNFLEGEDCISTLNAMRSAGVEIDYSKEEIVVQGVGLNGLKEPRDVIDAGNSGTTTRLLTGLFAGQDFFTVITGDNYLRKRPMKRVVDPLSQMGARIWGREGGEKLPLAINGAALKGIDYHSPIASAQVKSSIILAGLRARGITRVYEPSLSRDHTERMLHAMGARCAVLDNNGFEIEGGVELGSADVTVPGDISSAAFFIVAALIIEGSQIELKNVGINPTRTGIVDILREMGGDIKYEKERDVAGEPVADIIVSSSKLKAVEVGGDVIPRAIDEIPLLAVAAAFAEGRTKVTDAKELRVKECDRISAMTLELKKLGISIEELEDGFVIDGSEQVMGASVAGHGDHRIAMSMAVAGLIATGETLINGSDCVNVSFPGFFDLLEFLRGGGLRC; encoded by the coding sequence ATGACGGATAGCTTAATAAAGAGCGCAAAGGCTCTTAAGGGGACTATTGCTGTTCCCGGTGATAAATCGATTTCTCACAGAGCCCTCATGCTCTCGGCTATTGGGCGGGGAAAGTCGAGAATAACCAACTTTCTGGAAGGTGAAGATTGCATCAGCACTTTAAATGCCATGAGAAGCGCAGGTGTGGAGATTGATTATTCAAAGGAAGAGATTGTTGTTCAGGGTGTGGGCTTAAATGGTCTTAAGGAGCCCCGGGATGTGATCGATGCGGGAAATTCGGGAACAACGACGAGGCTTCTGACGGGGCTCTTTGCCGGCCAGGATTTTTTTACCGTTATTACGGGAGACAACTATCTGCGTAAAAGACCCATGAAAAGGGTCGTTGATCCCCTTTCACAAATGGGCGCGCGCATTTGGGGAAGGGAAGGGGGAGAAAAGCTCCCTCTCGCTATTAACGGCGCCGCTCTTAAGGGAATTGACTATCATTCACCCATTGCAAGCGCCCAGGTTAAATCGTCAATCATACTGGCTGGACTTAGAGCCCGGGGAATAACAAGGGTTTATGAACCGTCCTTGTCGAGAGATCATACGGAAAGAATGCTTCATGCCATGGGAGCAAGGTGTGCCGTGCTTGATAATAATGGATTTGAGATTGAAGGAGGCGTTGAACTAGGTTCTGCTGACGTGACTGTTCCCGGTGATATTTCTTCCGCCGCTTTTTTTATTGTCGCTGCCCTGATTATTGAAGGTTCGCAAATTGAACTAAAAAACGTGGGCATCAATCCGACAAGAACAGGAATTGTGGATATTCTTAGAGAAATGGGTGGGGACATTAAGTATGAAAAGGAAAGAGACGTTGCCGGGGAGCCGGTGGCCGATATTATAGTTTCTTCCAGTAAACTTAAAGCTGTAGAGGTGGGTGGTGATGTGATTCCAAGGGCAATTGACGAAATTCCCCTTCTTGCCGTTGCCGCCGCTTTTGCCGAAGGCCGGACAAAAGTGACCGATGCGAAGGAATTGAGGGTAAAAGAGTGTGACCGCATCTCTGCCATGACGTTGGAACTTAAAAAACTCGGTATTTCTATTGAAGAACTGGAAGACGGTTTTGTTATTGATGGTTCAGAACAGGTAATGGGTGCTTCTGTTGCCGGTCACGGTGACCATAGAATTGCCATGTCTATGGCTGTGGCAGGCCTTATAGCGACCGGTGAAACCCTGATAAACGGCAGCGATTGTGTTAACGTCTCCTTTCCTGGCTTTTTTGATCTACTTGAGTTTTTAAGGGGGGGGGGCTTAAGGTGCTAA